From one Gemmatimonadaceae bacterium genomic stretch:
- a CDS encoding GspMb/PilO family protein, which yields MKPMLSVLSPRDRRTLLVGAASIGGLLFVGRALPAWLRWQAEAIQSARSASAAWARDRMLALHSRAMHDSLVVRRTRLSALSPTWLSGDSPAAASARLAGLVTRAATDAAMTLGALDLRTDSVGHEPFVPVHVRVSVTGDVQGLATFLAALDHGPCALTVRSLDVQAGDPAAGAQRPEVLHADLSIDALWRPAHAMGETP from the coding sequence GGCGTCGATCGGTGGGCTACTATTCGTCGGACGCGCGCTACCCGCATGGCTGCGTTGGCAAGCGGAAGCAATCCAATCGGCACGGTCGGCGAGCGCTGCGTGGGCACGAGACCGCATGCTCGCGCTCCACTCGCGTGCAATGCACGATTCGTTAGTGGTGCGGCGAACGCGTCTCTCTGCACTGTCGCCGACGTGGCTCTCGGGAGACTCGCCCGCCGCCGCGAGCGCCCGACTTGCAGGCCTCGTCACGCGCGCCGCAACCGACGCCGCGATGACGCTGGGCGCACTCGACCTCCGCACCGATTCCGTTGGGCACGAGCCGTTCGTGCCGGTGCACGTTCGCGTGAGCGTCACCGGCGACGTGCAAGGACTGGCGACCTTCCTGGCGGCGCTCGACCACGGCCCGTGCGCGCTCACTGTCCGGTCGCTCGATGTGCAGGCGGGCGACCCGGCAGCCGGCGCCCAACGGCCAGAGGTTCTGCATGCAGACCTGTCGATCGACGCCCTCTGGCGCCCCGCACACGCGATGGGTGAAACGCCATGA